In Salinisphaera sp. T31B1, the following are encoded in one genomic region:
- a CDS encoding NAD(P)(+) transhydrogenase (Re/Si-specific) subunit beta, with the protein MSFWEFTVDASYFIAAVLFIIGLKRMGSPKTAKAGIKWAGVGMVLATVVTLWHPDMDAGFFRYVLILLAIGIGGAGAWYTGKKVQMTGMPQMVALYNGMGGGAAAAIALVELYSHAAFEHGTTVLILAVIGALIGGVSFSGSLIAWAKLEGKMNKTIRLPGQHIINGGIALLAVILGIAICASSDGAPVLVTLFFLVCLVFGVFLTNPIGGADMPVVISLYNALTGLAVAFEGFVLGNPAMIIAGTVVGAAGSLLTILMANAMNRSISNVLFAGFGVDDGASAEGPEGEMKSTEAFDAAASFAYADSLIIVPGYGLAVAQAQHKLWEFVQMLSKEHDVDVKFAIHPVAGRMPGHMNVLLAEAGVPYDMIFDLEEINAEFPNADAALVIGANDVVNPAARTDESSPIYGMPILDVDKAREVYVIKRGKGTGFSGVQNALFFGDNTRMIFGDAKQVCTDLANGLKQL; encoded by the coding sequence ATGAGTTTCTGGGAATTCACCGTCGACGCGAGCTACTTCATTGCAGCCGTGTTGTTCATCATCGGCCTCAAGCGGATGGGCTCGCCCAAGACCGCCAAGGCCGGCATCAAATGGGCTGGCGTGGGCATGGTGCTGGCCACCGTGGTCACCCTGTGGCATCCGGACATGGACGCCGGCTTCTTCCGCTACGTGCTGATCCTGCTGGCCATCGGCATTGGTGGCGCGGGGGCGTGGTATACCGGCAAGAAGGTCCAGATGACCGGCATGCCGCAGATGGTCGCGCTGTATAACGGCATGGGCGGCGGTGCGGCCGCCGCGATTGCGCTGGTCGAGCTCTACTCCCATGCCGCCTTCGAACATGGCACCACGGTGCTGATTCTCGCGGTCATCGGCGCATTGATCGGTGGCGTATCGTTCTCCGGTTCACTGATTGCCTGGGCCAAGCTCGAAGGCAAGATGAACAAAACGATCCGTCTGCCCGGCCAGCACATCATCAACGGCGGCATCGCGCTGCTGGCCGTCATTCTCGGCATCGCGATCTGCGCGTCGAGCGACGGCGCACCGGTGCTGGTGACGCTGTTCTTCCTGGTCTGCCTGGTCTTCGGCGTGTTCCTGACCAACCCCATCGGCGGCGCCGACATGCCGGTGGTGATCTCGCTGTACAACGCGCTGACCGGCCTGGCCGTGGCCTTCGAAGGCTTCGTGCTCGGCAACCCGGCCATGATCATTGCCGGCACCGTGGTCGGCGCAGCCGGTTCGCTGCTGACCATTCTGATGGCCAACGCCATGAACCGGTCGATCTCGAACGTGCTGTTCGCCGGCTTCGGCGTCGACGACGGCGCGTCCGCGGAAGGCCCGGAAGGCGAGATGAAGTCCACCGAGGCGTTCGACGCGGCGGCCTCGTTCGCCTATGCCGATTCGCTCATCATCGTGCCCGGCTACGGCCTGGCCGTCGCGCAGGCCCAGCACAAGCTGTGGGAATTCGTGCAGATGCTGTCCAAGGAACACGATGTCGACGTGAAGTTCGCCATCCATCCGGTGGCCGGTCGCATGCCCGGACACATGAACGTGCTGCTGGCCGAGGCCGGGGTGCCCTACGACATGATCTTCGACCTGGAGGAAATCAACGCCGAATTCCCCAATGCCGATGCGGCCCTGGTGATCGGTGCCAACGACGTGGTCAACCCGGCGGCTCGTACCGATGAGTCCAGTCCGATCTACGGCATGCCGATCCTGGACGTGGACAAGGCGCGTGAGGTCTATGTGATCAAGCGCGGCAAGGGCACCGGTTTCTCGGGTGTCCAGAACGCGCTGTTCTTCGGCGACAATACCCGGATGATCTTCGGCGACGCCAAGCAGGTCTGTACCGATCTGGCCAACGGGCTCAAGCAGCTCTAG
- a CDS encoding CoA pyrophosphatase: MHELSPLITALARHRPRRQPLRRHLQRAAVAVILRETRQGGEVLLIERAQRAGDPWSGHMALPGGRLERADRASGSTAARRETAEEIGLALDSTHGVGRLSDRLTLDHRRRGALVLSPFVYRYDNETCLYLNHEIADTCWVALADLDEPGRRGTLSWRIGPVALPMPCHPCDHRRVIWGLTLQILDELLRIADRGRLR; encoded by the coding sequence ATGCACGAACTGTCACCGCTGATCACCGCCCTGGCCCGCCACCGACCACGCCGGCAGCCGCTGCGCCGCCACCTGCAGCGCGCAGCGGTGGCCGTGATCCTGCGAGAGACCCGCCAGGGCGGCGAAGTTCTGCTGATCGAACGAGCGCAGCGCGCCGGGGACCCCTGGTCGGGGCACATGGCGCTGCCCGGCGGCCGCCTGGAGCGCGCCGACCGGGCCAGCGGCTCGACGGCCGCCCGGCGCGAGACTGCCGAGGAGATCGGACTGGCACTTGACTCGACCCACGGGGTCGGCCGTCTGTCCGACCGCCTCACACTGGATCATCGCCGGCGCGGCGCGCTGGTCCTGTCGCCGTTCGTCTATCGATACGACAACGAAACCTGTCTGTATCTCAATCACGAGATCGCCGACACGTGCTGGGTGGCCCTGGCCGATCTCGATGAACCCGGCCGGCGGGGGACGCTGAGCTGGCGCATCGGCCCGGTCGCACTGCCCATGCCCTGTCACCCATGCGACCATCGGCGGGTGATCTGGGGCCTGACCCTACAGATTCTCGACGAACTGCTCCGCATTGCCGATCGCGGCCGCCTCAGGTGA
- a CDS encoding primosomal protein N', whose translation MKPLAGQRVLRVAVPVPLHGGFDYLAPSDTPPDPVGHRVLVRFGRRKLVGIVVAADVDSELDVDRLKSAETLLDDTPVFDADQLRLLHWAARYYHHPLGEALNTALPVVLRRARNDQTPSRYRAWRIAHDEHPTDLAARLARAPRQREIFEWLASAQAPVDHSQLKERFTNAAATLRALVERGLIEPVERPGGLIQGRMGSAPQLTDDQAVAVAALRAVEPGFAPTLIEGVTGSGKTELYFRRMADILAAGGQVLFLAPEIGLTPQLIERVQQRFAARIGVLHSQRSEGERGDVWRAARAGEADIVIGTRSAVFTPMPRLGLIVVDEEHDGSYKQQDGFRYHARDVALRRAQRAAIPIVLGSATPALETLYNAEHRRYGHLRLDQRATGARLPPIEVIDIRSRPLLGGLSDPLLARIETQLAAGNQVMIFINRRGYAPALACHDCGWIAPCTRCDAPLTLHGGMSRLQCHHCGAAEPAPRRCPSCSSDQLIALGAGTERVAGALRSRFPDVAIARFDRDSMARKGRLEAQLADVASGRTQLLVGTQMLAKGHDFARLTCVGVLDVDGGLFSADFRAAEHMAQLVTQVAGRAGRADLRGEVWLQTRHPDHPLLQKLLAGGYRAFADAALAERREAALPPYGHLALLRAEATREAAPLEFLHAAAALIDAGGDPACWGPVPAPMQRRAGRFRAHLLLHATDRAALHPALDHWQTTLADLPQARQVRWSIDVDPQDLL comes from the coding sequence ATGAAACCGCTCGCCGGACAACGCGTCCTGAGGGTGGCAGTGCCTGTGCCGCTGCACGGCGGATTCGACTATCTCGCACCGTCCGACACCCCGCCCGACCCGGTCGGTCATCGAGTACTGGTGCGCTTCGGCCGACGAAAGCTCGTCGGCATCGTGGTCGCTGCCGATGTCGACAGCGAGCTGGACGTCGACCGGCTGAAGTCGGCCGAGACGTTGTTGGACGACACGCCGGTATTCGACGCCGATCAGCTACGACTGCTGCATTGGGCTGCACGTTATTATCATCATCCGCTCGGTGAGGCGCTCAACACCGCCCTGCCGGTGGTCCTGCGCCGGGCCCGCAACGACCAGACGCCTAGCCGATACCGCGCCTGGCGGATCGCCCACGACGAACACCCGACGGACCTCGCGGCGCGTCTGGCACGCGCGCCACGCCAACGCGAAATATTCGAATGGCTGGCCAGTGCTCAGGCCCCGGTCGACCATAGCCAGCTGAAAGAACGATTCACCAACGCAGCGGCCACACTGCGAGCGCTGGTCGAGCGCGGTCTGATCGAGCCGGTCGAACGGCCCGGCGGGCTGATTCAGGGAAGGATGGGTAGCGCCCCGCAGCTGACCGACGATCAGGCCGTCGCGGTGGCCGCGTTGCGCGCCGTCGAGCCCGGCTTCGCCCCCACGCTCATCGAAGGCGTGACCGGCAGCGGCAAGACCGAGCTCTATTTCCGTCGCATGGCCGACATCCTGGCTGCCGGCGGCCAGGTTCTGTTCCTGGCTCCCGAAATCGGCCTGACACCGCAGCTCATCGAGCGCGTTCAACAGCGTTTTGCCGCTCGTATCGGCGTACTCCACTCTCAGCGCAGCGAAGGCGAGCGCGGTGATGTCTGGCGCGCGGCCCGTGCCGGCGAAGCCGATATCGTGATCGGTACCCGCTCGGCCGTGTTCACCCCGATGCCAAGGCTCGGGCTGATCGTGGTCGACGAAGAACACGACGGCTCCTACAAGCAGCAGGACGGTTTCCGCTACCACGCCCGCGACGTCGCACTCCGGCGGGCCCAGCGGGCGGCCATCCCCATCGTGCTCGGCAGCGCGACACCGGCCCTTGAAACTCTGTATAACGCTGAGCACAGGCGCTACGGTCACTTGCGCCTGGATCAACGGGCGACCGGTGCCCGGCTGCCGCCGATCGAGGTCATCGATATCCGATCGCGACCATTGCTCGGTGGCCTGTCCGATCCGCTGCTCGCCCGGATCGAGACCCAGCTCGCCGCCGGCAACCAGGTGATGATCTTCATCAATCGTCGCGGCTACGCACCGGCGCTTGCCTGCCACGACTGCGGCTGGATCGCGCCCTGCACGCGCTGCGACGCGCCGCTGACGCTGCATGGAGGCATGAGCCGTCTCCAGTGCCACCACTGCGGCGCGGCCGAGCCGGCGCCTCGACGTTGTCCGAGTTGCAGCAGCGATCAGCTGATCGCGCTCGGAGCCGGTACGGAACGGGTCGCCGGCGCCCTGCGCAGTCGCTTTCCCGACGTCGCCATCGCCCGCTTCGACCGCGACAGCATGGCCCGCAAGGGCCGGCTGGAAGCCCAGCTGGCCGATGTTGCCAGCGGCCGCACCCAGCTGCTGGTCGGTACCCAGATGCTGGCCAAGGGCCACGATTTCGCCCGTCTGACCTGTGTCGGCGTGCTGGACGTGGACGGCGGCCTGTTCTCGGCGGACTTTCGCGCCGCCGAACACATGGCCCAACTGGTAACCCAGGTCGCCGGCCGGGCGGGCCGGGCCGATCTGCGCGGCGAAGTCTGGCTGCAGACACGCCATCCCGATCATCCCCTGTTGCAGAAGCTGCTGGCCGGTGGCTATCGCGCCTTTGCCGATGCCGCGCTGGCCGAACGCCGCGAGGCGGCGTTGCCACCGTACGGGCATCTCGCGCTGCTGCGGGCCGAGGCCACGCGCGAGGCCGCGCCCCTCGAATTCCTGCACGCCGCTGCGGCGCTCATCGATGCCGGCGGCGATCCGGCATGCTGGGGCCCGGTCCCGGCACCGATGCAACGCCGAGCTGGGCGTTTCCGGGCCCATCTGCTGCTGCACGCCACCGACCGAGCCGCGCTGCATCCGGCACTGGACCATTGGCAAACCACGCTCGCGGATCTGCCCCAGGCCAGACAGGTGCGCTGGTCGATCGACGTGGACCCGCAGGATCTGCTCTGA
- a CDS encoding class I SAM-dependent methyltransferase: MTSNDDNNGTVGNPRVGLTGYVTASAWARYGFAESGRFDSRRGRLLFGLLRFGCRAIAPISPPAGAFARSLYWRHRWFSDWVMKYRPHLAIEIGAGLSGRGLAHARTHPTCRWVDYDLPHMTDARRTRLHGLSLPANYDLRSADLLGPAIGAELSPPDPLGATCVLLEGVIDYLDPSEKQRALSRIATLLGRLGGGRLLMDIHPAARLAAFGTGAQLMLAGLRGISGRDLAGQLFVDVPEALSILGDCGFEHATQVDDVRLDGADRAPPAAHRAFCLVEATVAARTDAR; the protein is encoded by the coding sequence ATGACATCCAACGATGATAATAACGGCACGGTCGGCAATCCGCGCGTCGGCCTTACCGGCTATGTCACGGCCAGTGCCTGGGCCCGCTACGGGTTTGCCGAATCCGGCCGTTTCGATAGCCGACGTGGGCGGCTGCTGTTCGGCCTGCTCCGGTTCGGCTGTCGCGCCATCGCGCCGATCTCACCGCCGGCGGGCGCGTTCGCCCGCTCGCTGTACTGGCGTCACCGCTGGTTTTCCGACTGGGTCATGAAGTACCGTCCGCATCTGGCGATCGAGATCGGCGCCGGGCTGTCAGGGCGCGGCCTGGCCCATGCGCGTACTCATCCGACGTGTCGCTGGGTCGACTATGACCTGCCGCACATGACCGACGCGCGACGCACCCGCCTACACGGACTGTCGCTGCCGGCCAACTACGATCTGCGCAGCGCCGACCTGCTCGGCCCTGCGATCGGCGCCGAGTTGAGCCCTCCCGATCCGCTCGGCGCCACCTGCGTGCTGCTGGAGGGCGTGATCGATTATCTCGACCCATCCGAGAAACAGCGGGCGCTGTCCCGCATCGCCACCCTGCTGGGCCGGCTCGGCGGCGGGCGTCTGCTCATGGATATTCATCCGGCTGCGCGGCTGGCGGCATTCGGCACTGGCGCGCAGCTGATGCTTGCCGGCCTGAGAGGCATCAGTGGCCGCGATCTGGCCGGTCAGCTGTTTGTCGATGTGCCCGAGGCATTGTCCATCCTTGGCGACTGCGGTTTCGAACACGCGACACAAGTGGACGACGTCCGCCTCGACGGCGCCGATCGGGCACCGCCGGCCGCGCATCGAGCCTTCTGTCTGGTCGAGGCCACCGTAGCCGCTCGCACCGACGCGCGTTAG
- the argS gene encoding arginine--tRNA ligase, translated as MLAQAVATAWPDLDTPDAPHVERTRDPAHGDFASNIAMTLTKTLRRNPREIAQAIVDAVPADERIARIEIAGPGFLNFFLTPAAFRGAIDEILDHGAAYGRSDAGQSRRVLIEFVSANPTGPLHVGHGRGAAVGDCLARLYEATGWEVTREFYYNDAGVQIDNLAHSTQARCRGLTPADTQWPEAGYRGEYLADVAAAYMAGETVTADDREVTARADPDDLQAIREFAVAYLRREQDADLRAFGVHFDVYSLESSLYADGRVEATVDALVRAGHTYEAEDALWLRTTAYGDDKDRVMRKAAGGYTYFVPDVAYHRAKWERGFTRAINEQGADHHGTIARVRAGLQALDIGIPEGWPDYVLHQMVTVMRGGEEVKLSKRAGSYVTLRELIDEVGRDATRYFLVARKPDSQQTFDIDLARSQTEENPVYYIQYAHARISSVLRQAAERGWTFDRAAADMSGLDAEHETALIRTLSRYPEVVAAAAADNAVQAIPHYLREVADAFHSYYNAQPFLVEQTSLRNARLALVSATRHILANGLSLLGVSAPETM; from the coding sequence TTGCTGGCCCAGGCCGTCGCAACCGCCTGGCCCGATCTGGATACCCCCGACGCACCGCACGTCGAGCGCACCCGCGACCCGGCTCACGGCGATTTCGCCAGCAATATCGCGATGACGCTCACCAAGACGCTGCGCCGCAATCCGCGTGAGATCGCGCAGGCTATCGTCGATGCGGTGCCCGCCGACGAACGGATCGCGCGGATCGAGATTGCCGGCCCGGGTTTTCTGAACTTCTTTCTCACCCCGGCGGCCTTTCGCGGGGCCATCGACGAGATCCTCGATCACGGCGCAGCCTATGGTCGCTCGGATGCCGGACAATCCCGTCGGGTGCTGATCGAATTCGTCTCGGCCAATCCGACCGGCCCGCTGCACGTCGGTCACGGACGCGGGGCAGCGGTCGGCGACTGTCTGGCCCGGCTCTATGAGGCGACGGGCTGGGAGGTCACCCGCGAGTTCTATTACAACGATGCGGGCGTGCAGATCGACAACCTGGCGCATTCGACACAGGCTCGTTGTCGCGGGCTGACACCGGCCGATACGCAGTGGCCGGAGGCGGGCTACCGGGGCGAATATCTGGCCGATGTCGCCGCGGCCTACATGGCCGGTGAAACGGTCACGGCCGACGACCGCGAAGTCACCGCGCGCGCCGACCCCGACGATCTGCAAGCCATCCGCGAATTCGCGGTCGCCTATCTGCGGCGTGAACAGGACGCCGATCTGCGCGCCTTCGGCGTGCATTTCGATGTCTACTCGCTGGAGTCGTCGCTGTATGCCGACGGCCGGGTCGAGGCCACGGTCGATGCGCTGGTGCGCGCCGGGCACACCTACGAAGCCGAGGATGCGCTCTGGCTGCGGACCACCGCCTACGGCGACGACAAGGACCGGGTGATGCGCAAGGCCGCCGGCGGCTATACCTATTTCGTGCCGGACGTCGCCTATCACCGCGCCAAATGGGAGCGTGGCTTCACCCGTGCGATCAATGAACAGGGCGCCGACCATCACGGCACCATCGCACGTGTGCGCGCGGGTCTGCAGGCGCTGGATATCGGCATACCCGAGGGCTGGCCCGACTACGTCCTCCACCAGATGGTCACCGTCATGCGCGGCGGCGAAGAGGTCAAGCTGTCCAAACGGGCCGGTTCGTACGTGACCCTGCGGGAGCTCATCGACGAAGTCGGCCGCGACGCCACGCGGTATTTCCTGGTCGCCCGCAAGCCGGATTCCCAGCAGACGTTCGATATCGACCTGGCTCGCAGCCAGACCGAAGAGAACCCGGTCTACTATATCCAGTACGCCCATGCACGGATTTCCAGCGTGCTGCGCCAGGCCGCCGAACGCGGCTGGACGTTCGATCGCGCCGCCGCGGATATGAGCGGTCTCGACGCGGAACACGAAACCGCGCTGATCCGCACGCTCTCCCGTTACCCGGAGGTGGTGGCTGCGGCTGCCGCCGACAACGCGGTTCAGGCGATTCCGCACTACCTGCGCGAAGTCGCCGATGCATTTCACAGCTACTACAACGCGCAGCCGTTTCTCGTCGAACAGACCTCGCTGCGCAACGCGCGTCTGGCACTGGTGAGCGCGACACGGCACATTCTGGCCAACGGTCTCAGCCTGCTGGGCGTGAGCGCACCGGAGACGATGTAG